One genomic segment of Hevea brasiliensis isolate MT/VB/25A 57/8 chromosome 3, ASM3005281v1, whole genome shotgun sequence includes these proteins:
- the LOC110665544 gene encoding ALBINO3-like protein 2, chloroplastic isoform X1: protein MAIPKLLLSHLRRSRTLSSLNTLSYACVSHLLTNPSPLLSPPPILSHNPHGPCYANSVTSFHLFNNRSFSTRSNDDSDFFADSATLSTTESKLPEFGVFEVTESVVNGSSGGEESILPVQALISLLDEFHDLTGLPWWVTIASATVAMRVFLFPLLVLQLHKLKRISELFPKLPPPFPPPLSGRSFRDQISLFRQKRRAIGCPSFLWFPAYFSVQVPCFILWMTSIRRMSLEHHPGFDCGGTLWFQNLTEFPHGLLSPIFPLLIASLHYINVQLSFEKKKSFQKIDGLLGLLAKYYKKYLDLLTLPLFFIGYCIPQGSLVYWVTNSSLSVIQQLSLKHPTIRAKLGLPNMESQTATAAECEDLGILERTSSDSPSEQGKVSVENLSPKKLLALSVQLMSDGHRERAIPLLQLAVQKDPNYIEALIVTGQILLQKEMYAEAAEYLGRAISKLCVDGHPTEVKYADLLILASQWAGVACIRQGKNAEGIVHLERVASLEEPEDPNSKVHYFQSLVFLASALSNEGRRAEAAKYLQLAVAYNPAYKELLEQCENEGDDFDSDLANSRRRDY from the exons ATGGCTATCCCCAAGCTTTTATTGTCTCACCTCCGCCGTTCTCGTACCCTCTCCTCTCTTAACACTCTCTCTTATGCCTGTGTTTCTCACCTCCTCACAAACCCTAGCCCGCTTCTTTCACCTCCTCCTATTCTCTCTCACAACCCCCACGGACCTTGCTACGCTAACTCAGTCACTTCTTTTCATTTGTTTAACAATCGATCCTTCTCGACCCGTTCAAATGACGACTCGGATTTTTTCGCTGACTCAGCTACCTTGTCGACCACCGAGTCAAAGCTTCCAGAATTTGGAGTTTTTGAGGTTACTGAAAGTGTGGTTAATGGTAGCAGTGGCGGCGAGGAGTCGATTCTTCCGGTTCAAGCATTGATTTCGTTGCTTGATGAGTTTCATGATCTCACTGGCTTGCCTTG GTGGGTAACTATTGCTTCAGCCACAGTAGCTATGAGAGTTTTTTTGTTCCCTTTACTTGTTCTGCAACTTCACAAGTTGAAGAGGATATCAGAGTTATTTCCTAAAT TGCCTCCTCCATTTCCACCACCTCTGTCAGGAAGGAGCTTCAGAGATCAAATTTCACTCTTTCGGCAGAAAAGACGAGCAATTGGCTGTCCCTCATTTTTATGGTTTCCTGCATATTTCTCTGTCCAG GTGCCATGCTTTATTTTGTGGATGACCAGTATTCGACGAATGTCTTTGGAACATCATCCTGGCTTTGACTGC GGTGGCACTCTATGGTTTCAGAATTTGACTGAATTTCCTCATGGTCTTTTAAGCCCCATCTTTCCGTTACTGATTGCTAGTTTGCACTACATTAATGTTCAG CTTtcttttgagaaaaaaaaatcttttcaGAAAATAGATGGACTTTTGGGCTTATTGGCAAAA TACTACAAGAAGTATTTGGATCTTCTGACACTGCCTCTGTTTTTCATTGGCTACTGCATTCCACAG GGAAGTCTAGTCTATTGGGTCACCAATAGTTCATTAAGTGTTATCCAG CAATTATCTCTCAAACATCCTACCATACGTGCAAAGTTAGGGTTACCAAACATGGAATCTCAGACAGCAACAGCTGCAGAGTGTGAAGATTTGGGTATACTAGAAAGAACGTCTTCAGATTCACCAAGCGAGCAGGGCAAAGTTTCTGTGGAAAATTTAAGCCCTAAGAAATTGCTTGCT CTCTCAGTCCAACTCATGTCTGATGGGCATAGAGAAAGAGCAATTCCTTTGTTACA GCTGGCAGTTCAGAAGGACCCTAACTACATAGAAGCCCTGATTGTTACGGGGCAGATTCTGCTGCAGAAAGAAATGTATGCAGAGGCTGCAGAATATTTGGGACGTGCCATTTCCAAG CTATGTGTTGATGGCCATCCAACAGAAGTCAAGTATGCTGATCTCCTAATTCTTGCATCACAGTGGGCTGGTGTTGCCTGTATTCGGCAG GGGAAGAATGCAGAAGGAATTGTGCACCTAGAAAGAGTTGCAAGTTTAGAAGAACCAGAGGACCCAAACAGCAAAGTCCATTACTTTCAGAGTTTGGTATTTCTTGCAAG TGCTTTATCCAACGAAGGTCGTAGAGCTGAAGCTGCAAAGTATCTGCAGTTAGCTGTTGCTTACAATCCTGCCTATAAAGAATTGTTAGAACAATGTGAGAATGAAGGCGACGATTTTGACAGTGATCTTGCCAACAGCAGGAGAAGAGATTATTAA
- the LOC110665544 gene encoding ALBINO3-like protein 2, chloroplastic isoform X2 — MAIPKLLLSHLRRSRTLSSLNTLSYACVSHLLTNPSPLLSPPPILSHNPHGPCYANSVTSFHLFNNRSFSTRSNDDSDFFADSATLSTTESKLPEFGVFEVTESVVNGSSGGEESILPVQALISLLDEFHDLTGLPWWVTIASATVAMRVFLFPLLVLQLHKLKRISELFPKLPPPFPPPLSGRSFRDQISLFRQKRRAIGCPSFLWFPAYFSVQVPCFILWMTSIRRMSLEHHPGFDCGGTLWFQNLTEFPHGLLSPIFPLLIASLHYINVQLSFEKKKSFQKIDGLLGLLAKYYKKYLDLLTLPLFFIGYCIPQGSLVYWVTNSSLSVIQQLSLKHPTIRAKLGLPNMESQTATAAECEDLGILERTSSDSPSEQGKVSVENLSPKKLLALSVQLMSDGHRERAIPLLQLAVQKDPNYIEALIVTGQILLQKEMYAEAAEYLGRAISKHFHSCTVPHSIYVLMAIQQKSSMLIS, encoded by the exons ATGGCTATCCCCAAGCTTTTATTGTCTCACCTCCGCCGTTCTCGTACCCTCTCCTCTCTTAACACTCTCTCTTATGCCTGTGTTTCTCACCTCCTCACAAACCCTAGCCCGCTTCTTTCACCTCCTCCTATTCTCTCTCACAACCCCCACGGACCTTGCTACGCTAACTCAGTCACTTCTTTTCATTTGTTTAACAATCGATCCTTCTCGACCCGTTCAAATGACGACTCGGATTTTTTCGCTGACTCAGCTACCTTGTCGACCACCGAGTCAAAGCTTCCAGAATTTGGAGTTTTTGAGGTTACTGAAAGTGTGGTTAATGGTAGCAGTGGCGGCGAGGAGTCGATTCTTCCGGTTCAAGCATTGATTTCGTTGCTTGATGAGTTTCATGATCTCACTGGCTTGCCTTG GTGGGTAACTATTGCTTCAGCCACAGTAGCTATGAGAGTTTTTTTGTTCCCTTTACTTGTTCTGCAACTTCACAAGTTGAAGAGGATATCAGAGTTATTTCCTAAAT TGCCTCCTCCATTTCCACCACCTCTGTCAGGAAGGAGCTTCAGAGATCAAATTTCACTCTTTCGGCAGAAAAGACGAGCAATTGGCTGTCCCTCATTTTTATGGTTTCCTGCATATTTCTCTGTCCAG GTGCCATGCTTTATTTTGTGGATGACCAGTATTCGACGAATGTCTTTGGAACATCATCCTGGCTTTGACTGC GGTGGCACTCTATGGTTTCAGAATTTGACTGAATTTCCTCATGGTCTTTTAAGCCCCATCTTTCCGTTACTGATTGCTAGTTTGCACTACATTAATGTTCAG CTTtcttttgagaaaaaaaaatcttttcaGAAAATAGATGGACTTTTGGGCTTATTGGCAAAA TACTACAAGAAGTATTTGGATCTTCTGACACTGCCTCTGTTTTTCATTGGCTACTGCATTCCACAG GGAAGTCTAGTCTATTGGGTCACCAATAGTTCATTAAGTGTTATCCAG CAATTATCTCTCAAACATCCTACCATACGTGCAAAGTTAGGGTTACCAAACATGGAATCTCAGACAGCAACAGCTGCAGAGTGTGAAGATTTGGGTATACTAGAAAGAACGTCTTCAGATTCACCAAGCGAGCAGGGCAAAGTTTCTGTGGAAAATTTAAGCCCTAAGAAATTGCTTGCT CTCTCAGTCCAACTCATGTCTGATGGGCATAGAGAAAGAGCAATTCCTTTGTTACA GCTGGCAGTTCAGAAGGACCCTAACTACATAGAAGCCCTGATTGTTACGGGGCAGATTCTGCTGCAGAAAGAAATGTATGCAGAGGCTGCAGAATATTTGGGACGTGCCATTTCCAAG CATTTCCATTCCTGCACAGTGCCCCACTCAAT CTATGTGTTGATGGCCATCCAACAGAAGTCAAGTATGCTGATCTCCTAA